The sequence GGACTCGCTGCTCTCTTTCTATGCGCTTTTGACGGCCGCGGCAGGGATCGGATTCGTCGCGTTCGGGATCCAGCGGCTGCGGAACGGTCTTCCCGAGGAGACGGAGCCGTCGATGCGCCAGGTAGCGACGGTCGTCGTGGGAACGATGGTCGGCTTCCTTCTATTCACGATCGTCGCGATCTGGCTCACCTGAGTCGGTCGATCACAACAGTTCGCGTACGTCCGAGTACCACATGTCGTGATAATCCACGTGCCCCACGCGGCGAGCGATCGCCACCGCGAGAGCGTGCCAGCAGAGATCGGTCGGTTCCTCGGGATCGAGATTGTACTCGCTGTCCTTGCACGTACAGTTGCCGTCCTCGACGATGTACTCGTCGTCGTAGCCGACGACGATCGTGAAATCCCGGTAGGCTTTCACCCGGTTTTCGCTGACGGCCTCGATGGCGCGGACCCCACGGTCGCCGTGGAGGTTCGAGATCCGCTCGACGATCTCGGGGGTTAACTCGCCCGCCTCCTCGAGTTCGGCCTGCCAGCGCTCGACGGGATTTACGTCCGACACGTCCGTGACTGTGCGCCGAACTGTAAAATCCGTTTGGTTGTCGGGGATGTCGCTCGATGACCGTCCTCATCGTCGCTCGAGATCACACGGCTTTTCGCCCGCTACCGACGAGACGGTGTATGCGCGTCACCGAGGGCGGAGTCGAACTCGCGGTTCCCGGCGAGCAGACCGAGGGCGTCGAGGAGTCGGTGTTCTACAACCCCCGCCAGGAGTTGAACCGGGATCTGACGATCGCCACGCTGCGGGCCTACCGCGAACGCGAGGACCGCGCCGAGACCTATCTCGACGCGATGACGGCCAGTGGCGTCCGCGGCGTTCGGGCGGGCGCCGACGGCTGGAACGTGACCTGCTGTGACGTCGAGGAGGACGCGATCGATCTCGCTCGAGCAAACCTCGAGCGAAACGACGTCGACGCCGCGATCGAACACCGAAACGTCAACGCTCTCATGCACGATTCGACGTTCGACGTGATCGATCTCGATCCGTACGGAACGCCGATGCCGTTCGCTGATGCCGCCTTCGGGAACTGTCGCGATCTGGTCTGTGTGACCGCGACCGACACCGCGCCGCTGTGTGGCGCACACTTCAACAGCGGCGTCCGATCGTACTCGGCGGTGCCGAGGAACACCGACTACCACGCCGAGATGGGCGTTCGGATCCTCCTCTCGGCGCTCGCCCGTAGCGGAGCCCGCTTCGACGTCGGCGTCGATCCGATACTCACCCACGCGACCAGTCACTACGTCCGGACCTATCTCGAGCTCGAGCACAAGCCCACCGCGGCCGACGCGGCACTCGAGGAGCTGGGGTACATCTCACACTGTGAAGACTGTACGTACCGAGAGACCGCGTTCGGACTGATCGCGGACCCACTCGAGGGCTGTCCACACTGCGACGGAAACCGAATGCTGACGGCGGGCCCCGTCTGGCTCGGATCCGTTCGCGACCGCGAGTTCGTCGCCGCAGTTCGAGAGCGCGTTCCCGACGCGTTCGGAACCGCGGAGAACGCCAGGAACCTCTGTGAGACGCTCGAGGCTGAGCTCGACGAGCCGACGCATTACGACCAGCACAAGCTCTGTCGCAACTGGGGGCTTCCCGCGAACGCGATGGACGACTTCCTCGCGGATCTCCGCGAGGCGGGCTATTCGGCGTCGCGAGCCCACTACGGCGGGACGACGTTCAAAACTGACGCGAACGTCGGACAGATCCGTGACGCGACCGAAGACGGTCTCGCGTGAGAATCATCCATCCGCTATTTGATCGTCGCTCGCGTCTAGGCTCCCGTGGTCGATCACAGGCAGGGTCTCGAGCTCGTAACGCGAGTCGTTCGAGTCGCGCGCACCGAACAGCTGACACTGCTGTCGGCCGGCGTCGCCTTCTATGGCTTCATCTCGCTCGTCCCACTCATGCTCCTCGGGCTCGGAATCGCGGCCTCCATCGGCGGCGAGACGCTCGCGAATCAGCTCACGACGGCAGCGAGCGACGTACTCACTCCGTCCGCCCAGGAGTTACTCGCGGAAACGGTCCTCGACGACACCGGTCGCCAGAGCGCAACGGTCCTCGGCGCACTCGGTTTGCTCTGGGGCTCGAGTCGCGTCCTTCGGGGGATCGATCGAGCGTTCTCGCAGGTGTACGGAACTTCGACGTCGAAATCACTGCTCGACACGTTCTGGGACGCGATGATCGTCTTTCTCGTCATCTCCGCCGGCCTCGCGATCATCGCCGTCGTCGAGGTCGTCATCCGATTTCTTCCGGTCGTCGAACTCGGGCCGCTCGGTCCGATCCTCGTCCTGTTGGGTCTGGTCGCGACGTTTCTTCCGCTGTACGTCGTCTTTCCCGACGCCGACGTCGATCTCCGCGAGGCGATACCGGGGACGATCCTCGCCGCCACCGGCTGGTTCGTTCTGAGTCGCGCGTTTTCCCTGTATACGGAGTTCGCGACCGGCTACGCCGTCTACGGTGCGCTCGGTGCCGTCTTTCTCGTCCTGATCTGGCTGTATGCGGGCGCGATTATTCTCGTCTTCGGGGCGGTACTCAATGCCACCCTCGCCGGCCGTGAAGTGGATCGGCAGCTACAAAGTCCCGGCGCGCGACAGGTTCCACTAGAAGCGATGACCGACGACGCTACGGGTGCCGACGATGAGACCACGCAGGATCGTTCTGACGCGCGCGATCGGACGGCGACCCACTCGAGTGCCCGGACGCGTGATCGATCGGACGACCCCGAGGCACTTCGGGAGGAGATCGAACGGCTCCGTGACCGCATCGACTCCTTCGAGGACAACGTCGAACGACGCACCGTCGAGAAAGAGTCCCTCGAGGGCGAGCTCAAACGGTACGTCCGCCGTCGAATCCGACGCGGCCACGTCCGCGACTGGGGCCCCTACGTCGTCTTGCTGTACGGAACCGCGATGGCGATCGCGGCGTTTTACTTCCTCGAGGGGATCTGGGCGATCCTCGCGATGTTCGTCGTCTGGACGTCGACGCTCGGCGTCTACGTGCTGATGGTGTTGTTCGGCGCTGGCCTTTCGGTCCTCGATGTTCCCGGCCGAATCCGCGATTTCGTCGGTAACCGCCGCTCCTGAGTCCGGTCTGTGTCGCGTCGCGGTCAACTCGACGGTCGGACCGTTACAAACGACGATCGAAAACTATGAGCGGCGCTCGAGGCGACCCCGTTAGAACGTCTCGAGGTACCGATCGAGTTCCCACTCGGAGACGTCGATGAGGTACTCCTCGAACTCCTTGGATTTCGCCTCGACGAACTTGGGCGCGACGTGTTCGCCAAGCGCCTCGTAGATGACCTCGTCCTCCTCGAGTGCGTCGACGGCTTCACCGAGGTTCGACGGGAGCGTCTCGATGCCGTACTCCTCGCGTTTGGCCTCGTCGAACTCGTAAATGTTCTCTCGAACCGGATCCGGACACTCGAGGTCCTGATCGATCCCTTCGAGACCGGCGTGGATGAGGGCCGCCAGCGCCAGATACGGGTTGCACGACGGATCGGGGAATCGCGCTTCGATACGCGAGGCAGCCGGGACGCGTGCGGCCGGTTTGCGGATCAGTGCCGAGCGGTTGCGATCGGACCAGGCGACGTAAACCGGCGCTTCGTAGCCGGGGACGAGTCGCTTGTAGCTGTTGACCGTCGGATCCGCGACGGCGGTGATCGCCGGTGCGTGTTCGAGGATACCGGCGAGGAACGAGTGCGCCGTGTCGGACAGATCGAACTCGTCGTTCTCGTCGTGGAAGGCGTTTTCGCCGTCCTCGGTGAACAGCGAGAGGTGCGTGTGCATGCCCGAGCCGTTGATCTTCGGAATCGGTTTGGGCATGAACGTCGCGTGGAGGTCGTGCTGTGCCGCGATGGCGCGGACGACCGTTCGGAACGTCGCGACGTTGTCGGCGGTCGTAAGCGCGTTGTCGTACTCGAAGTTGATTTCGTGCTGGCCGCGCGCGACCTCGTGGTGGCTCGCTTCGATCTCGAAGCCCATCTCCTCGAGCCCGTAGATGATGTCCCGGCGGACGTCGGAGGCGAGGTCCTTCGGTGCGAGGTCGAAGTAGCCCCCGTGGTCCCCGGTTTTCGTGGTCGCTCGACCGTCCTCGTCCTCCTCGAAGAGGAAGAACTCGGGCTCGGGAGCGGCGTTGACGGTGTAGCCCATCTCGTCGGCACGGTCGAGGGCGTTCTTGAGAACGCGGCGTGGGTCACCCTCGAAGGGCTCGCCCGTCGACGTGTTGTAGACGTCACAGATCATGCGGCCCGCCGCACTGTCTTCTTTCTGACGCCACGGGAGGATCGCGAACGTGTCCGGATCGGGAACCAGTCGCATGTCGGATTCTTGAATACGTACGAATCCTTCGATCGAGGACCCGTCGAAGTAGATCCCTTCGCGGAAGGCTTTCTCGGCCTGGCGGGCCGGAACGGAGACGTTTTTGACCGTTCCGAGAATGTCGGTGAACTGCAGTCGAAGGAAGTCGACGTCGTGTTCTTCGATCTCATCGAGTACTGCCTGTTCGGCTTCGGTAAGGTTTCCGCTTGTCATCTTTCTTGTCGTCCTATCCAAGAATCTCCGCTACTAAAACCCTACTGTTCCGAGCAAATCTTCTCTCTTCGAGTTGGAACTGTATATTCGTAAATTTCTAAAGGGGTGAGTGAGTGGGTACACCTGATGACGTACGAAAATCTCGATGCAAAACTAGTGAATGCACTTCTCGGGGACGGCCGCGCGAGTCTCCGAAGTCTCGCAGAAGAACTCGACGTCTCCGTGACGACAGTCTCGAACCACCTGTCGGATCTCGAGGAAGAAGGGGTAATCGAGGGGTACACGCCCCGAATCGATTACGATGCGGTCGGATACGACGTCACCGCCGTGATTCAGCTTCAGGTCGAAGGAAACGCGCTCCCGGAGATCACCGACACGCTCCGCGACCACCGGCAGATGATCAGCGTCTACGAGGTCACCGGCGACTACGACGTCATCGCGATCGGGAAGTTCAGGGACACCGATGGAATGAACGACCAGATCAAGGCGCTCCTCACCGACCCGGACATCAAAGCCTCGAACACGAGCGTCGTGTTGAACGCCGTCTCCGAGAACGAACAGTTCACACTCGACGTCGACGTCGACGACGACTGAACGCTGGCGCTCGAGCGATTTTTCGACACGGAGGACCACGAGCGACCGCCTCGGTCACGCCTGTCCGTTCCTAGCGGACGTACAGCACGCCGATTCCGAGCGCGAGCAACAGAAGCCCCCACCACAGCGAGTCGCCGGGGAGGACGATGAGGACGAGCGTGACGAGACCCGAGGTAAACAGCGACCAGCCAAGCGTCGTTCGGTAGGCCATGCTGGACGTACACCGTCGAGACGGATATACCACCTGCCGTCGAAAACGAACGCGGTCGGCGAACGGTTCGGGCGCTTCTCGAGAGCGTGAGTCAGCGTTCCGACGTCACATCATGCCGCCCATGCCGCCGCCCATGCCACCCATGCCGCCGCCGGGGGCACCGCCTTCTTCGTCGTCGCCCTTGTCCGTCGAGAGATCGCCGGCGGAGATGATGTCGTCGATCTTGAGGACCAGGTTCGCTGCCTCGCTTGCGGAGGTAACGGCCTGTTCTTTGGCGTGTGCTGGTTCGACGACGCCGGCTTCGAACGTGTCCTCGACGCTGTTCGAGAAGACGTTCAGACCGGCACGGACCTCGCCGTCGTCGTGGGCCGCACGGAGGTCGACGAGCGTGTCGATGGAGTCGAGTCCGGCGTTCTCCGCGAGCACGCGCGGAACGAGTTCGAGCGAGTCCGCAAAGGCCTCGACTGCCAGCTGTTCGCGTCCGGAGACCGAGTCGGCGTAGTCGCGAAGGCGCGAGGCGAGTTCGACCTCGATCGCACCGCCGCCCGCGAGGACGCGACCGTCGGAGACGGTCTGTGCAACGACGTCGAGCGCGTCGTTAATTCCGCGCTCGAGTTCGTCGACGACGTGATCGGTCGAGCCACGAAGCAAGAGGGTGACGCCGTGGGCGTCGTCGCCTTCGACGTAGAACAATTCGTCTTCCTCGTCGCGGGTGATGTCTCCGAAGCCGAGGTCGTCCTCGCTCGCGTTCGCGAGGTCCGAAACGATGTTCGCGCCGACGACTTCTTTGAGGAACTCGAGGTCGCTCTTTTTTGCACGGCGCACGGCGAGGATACCCTCCTTTGCGAGGTAGTGCTGTGCGAGGTCGTCGATGCCCTTCTGGCAGAAGACGACGTCGGCACCGAGATCGACGATCTGTTCGACCTGCTCTTTGAGCTGCTGTTCTTCGCGGTCCAGGAACTGCTGGAGCTGACCGGGATCGGTGACGGAGACTTCGGTGTCGATGTCCGTCTCTTCGACTTCGATGGGGTTGTTCAACAACAGGATATCCGCGTCTTCGGCGTTCGTCGGCATGTTGTCGTGGACCGGGTCTTTGTCCACGATACCGCCTTCGAGCAGGTCGGATTCTCCGACGCTACGACCGGTCTGGCTCTCGATGTTCATGAACTCGAGGTCGACGACGTTGCTGCCGCCTTCGTCCTCGACGGTGACCGATCGGACGGCGTCGACGATGAGCTGTGAGAGGTGCTCTTTGTTGACCTCCGCACCTTTGCCGGTCATCGAGGTCTCGGCAACGGATCGAAGGAGTTCTTCGTCGGTGGTGTCGACTTCGGTCGCGATATCGTCGATTTCAGTGCGGGCCTGCTCGCCAGCCAGGTGGAAGCCCTTGATGATCGCCGTCGGATGAATATCCTGCTCGAGGAGATCCTCGGCGTTTTTGAGGAGTTCACCGGCGATGGCGACCGCCGTCGTGGTACCGTCACCCGCTTCGTCCTCTTGTGTTTCTGCGACCTCGATGATCATCTCGGCCGTCGGGTTGTCGATATCCATCTCCTGGAGGATGGTGACGCCGTCGTTGGTGATCGTCACCGACCCCATCGAGTCGACGAGCATCTTGTCCATTCCTTTCGGTCCGAGCGTCGAGCGGACGGCCTCTGCGACGGCTCGTGCCGCCGAGATGTTGTAGTCCTGGGCGTCCTTGTCCTTGACGCGCTGGGAGTCCTCGCTCATTACGATCATCGGCTGGCCTTGCTGCATTCGTTGACTCATAATCAGACGATTCTATGATTGTGCTTCTATATAAATGTACCGGATGCTCGAGGAATCCGTGACGACGATGGATCGTAACCGAGAGGAAGAATCGCATGATGACGGCTCGGTCTTACGTTGTCCATGTGTATTATTGACACGGTCACGTCTATCCCTTCCGGTTGGCTAGTCCTATATTATATATACTTCTCGAGCGCCTCCAGTAGAGACCTCGAGCGCGACTCGAAATCGGTCAGGACCGCCTCTTCGCGGGTGTACGCTCCTGATAGACGCGAGGGCTGTAGAGTAACGCGATGCAAACGAGTCCACCGACTGCACCGATCGCTAGCGTTGCAAAGCTCGCCCGGAGTCCGGACGTATCAGCCACGTATCCGACGACGACGGGATAGATGGAACTCCCGACGAGGGCGAGCGTCCAGATATACCCGAACGTTCGGCCTTCGTACTCGGCCGGCGTGATCTCACTTATCAGGGCGTCTCGGGCCGGATTCAATCCGAACTGCGTCGCACCGATGACGACGAAGACGACCAGCAAGAGCACGGGCGTGAGATCGATCGTCGCTAACACCACGAGCGCGACGGCAGAGACACCGAGTAAGGAGATGAGAACCGCCCGGTAGTCGTACGCGTCTGCCAGCCCGCCCAGAACGAGCTGCGAGATCGCTCCACTCATCAACAGGACGCCGAAGTAGAAGTTCGCGACGGACGCTGGCTCGAACGTGTAGCCCGCCATCGAAACGGAGAACCCGTACACGTCGGAGACGAACACCGGCGCGTAGGTGATGAGCCCGTTGCCGGCGAACAGGATGAAAAAGAAGCTGAGGACCACCGCGGCCATCGGAAACCAGAACTGTCGACGGTCCGTTTCCGCTGTTTGCGACGAACTCGAGGACCTGTCGTCGTCGGTCTCCGGCGGCCGCGTCTCGTACGGGCCCGACTTGAAGGCGAAGACCAGCCCGAAGGCGTAGGCGAATCCGAACAGACTGACGCCGACGAGGATCCACTCCCAGGGGAGAACGACGATGAACGCGCCGATGAGAAACGGTGCGACCGCATCACCGACTTTGGAGGCGCTGCCCCACATTCCAAGCACTTTTCCTTTGTTCTCGGTCGCGACGTTCGCCGAGATCAATGGGTACCCGACGGGGTGAATAGCGCTGTAGCCGATGCCGACGACGAACATACCGAGTGCCATGATCTGGTACGCTCCGTCGAAGACGTGTCCACCGACAGAGATTTCGGGGATCATCGGACCGATACCCGGCGCGAGTACGAATATGAGGTAGCCGAAACTCATCGCGACGAACGCCGGTGCGAGCAGATACAGTCGATCCAATCGGTCCGAAAGGATTCCCATCGGTGCCTGAAAGATCCCGCCCGCGAACATCGACACGCTTACGAGCAGACCGAGTTGCCAGAGCGGCGAGTCGAGATCGACGACGAGAATCGGGATGAGGGGCGGAAACAGCCGGAACAGAACGTGCTGGCCAGCGTGCACCGATGCGATGAGCACGCCAAAGAGGTATTCGTCTCGAGACAGTCCACCGATCGATCGCATAGGTGGCCCGTTTCAATCCAACCGCCTTCCGTGTTTAGGTCGCGGCGAGCCCGTTGCGTTTCGACGGCGGGTCACGCGGTCCCGGCCTCGCTCACCTCGGCTCGAGCGGGCATCGACCAGATGAGACCAAAGAGAACGACCGTCAGCCCGATGGGGATCCACATCGCGATCCGAATGCTCGTCAGTTCGGCTGCGATCCCGACCACGACCGGAACGAACGCGGTTCCGGCGTAGGTTGCCCCGGTCGTAAGCGCGCTCATCGGACCGCTGTACTCCGGAACGATGTCGACGCCGTAAGCCGACAACAGGGGAAACAGCGACGAGATGAAGGCCCCGGCACAGAAGACTGCCACGAGCATTCCAACGCTCGGCCAGCCGAGTGCGATGGCGAACGCTGGAATCGATAGCCCCGTCGTCACGAGCGAGAGGCGGAGATACGAAATCGAGTCCACGAGTTTCGCGTAGGCGTAACGGCCGGGGATGTACGCGAGCAAGAACGCGGACAGCGCAAGGTTTGCCGTCGTTCGATCGAGGAACGTCCCCGCGTAGTAGGGGAGCCAGGTGAAAACCGTTCCCTCGATTCCCCCGGCCAGTGCAAGCGCCAGCAGCGTGGTCCGAACCCCGGAACTCGAGAGTAGTGGACCGATGGCGTCGCGCTCGAGCGGTTGCTCGTTCCACGATGGTACCTCGAGCGAGAGGACCAGAACGACCACGGGGACGATGCTGACTGCGAGGATGACGTACACTGCCCGCCAGTCTGCGACGAGTAACACGGCGCTCGCCAGCACCGGACCGACGACCGCCCCCACGGCCCACGCGAGCGCGTACAGAACAAAGATCCGTCCGCGTCGGTCGGGGTAGAGGTGACTCAGCAGTGGTCGATCCATCGCCCGGAATACGCCGGCCGCGGACCCCTGAACGAGCAGTGCAAACAGGAACAGCGAGTACGCCGGGGCGACGGAGATCGCAAACAGCGAGATCGCCATTGCCACGGCACCGAAGACGAGGACGTGGCGGACGTCGAGACGACCCGCGAGCATCCCGACCGCCAGGATCGCCACGACGAAACCGACAGTTCCGGCCGGTGCCACCAGCCCGAGCAGCGATTCCGAGACGCCGAACGTTCCCTCGAAACTCGAGAGCAACGCTCCGCGGGACTGGAGCGCCATCGCGTCGCCGGCGACGAAACAACACGCCGCACCGAGCCAGAGTCGTCGTCTTCTCACGCTCGTCTCTTCGACCGGAACTATCTATATCTCGCGACTTCCCCGAGCAGTGTGAGTTCGATACACGTTGATACCGAACCAACTGGATTGTTTATCGTAAAAAAGACTCATCTCCCGTGGTGTGCTATCACAACACGCTATGCCACTGTTCATGGACGTACACAGAAACGTCGAAGGAATGGACGCACAGGCCGCGATGGATGCTCACGAGATGGACGTCGAGATCCAGGGCGAGTACGGCGTCGAGTACGAACGATACTGGTGGGACGAGGACGCCGGGGCCGTCTTTTGTCTCTTCGAGGCTCCCGACAAAGAAGCGGGTGAGAAGGTACACAGCGAGTCACACGGACTCACCGCCGACGAAATCTACGAGGTTCAGGAAGGCCAGTAACGTCACAGAAACGCCAGGGCTGGGATTTGAACCCGTAGGCAGATGGCCGGGCCTGCGGTCTCACTTCGTCGGCCGTTCCGGAGCTGCGACTGCCAGGGCTTCAAATCCCACTCGTTAGGGATGTGCCACTCGAGAGTTTGCTCGTGGCAAAATACGCCAGGACTGGGATTTGAACCCAGAATCCCAAAGGGAACACGCTTTCCAGGCGTGCGCCTTACCGTTCGGCCATCCTGGCTCGAGTGAGCATAGCCACGTCCGTCGTTTAACTCTTACTTTTACCGTCGTCGCCGTGTGTCTCGGTCTCATCCACCGCTCGCCGAGCCGACCACGCGGCGATCCGGTGTTCGAGGGCGTATGCGCTGGCGGTCGTTGCGATCGCGACGGCGACTGCGAGGATCGTCCCGTGTACGATCGTCACGAGCGGTTCGACGATCAGCGCGTAGCCCTGAACGAGGACCAGAAACGCCATGAAGCCGACGGCGCCCCACAGCAGGGCCGATTTGAGGCGGGGATTCATCCGTTCGGTTCAACGACGGTGCCGGTTCCTAAAAACGGTTGACGTTCGACGGCGTTGTGATACGGTTTGCTGTCACGACGATGTGAGACGATCTGCCGTCAGTCAGTTGGAACCGCAACCCGTCCGCGGTTGTGCCGGCAACTCGGTACAGCGATCCGCATGCAACGTCGTCACTCGGTCCACACCTCCTCTCAGACGAGGACGTCCACCTCGTATCCCGCCTCCCGGAGGTCGGACAGAAACTCCTCGACGTGATCCGGACCGCGCATCTCGAGTTCGATCTCGACTTCCGTATCGCTCATTTCGACGTCTCGCGAGGTGCGGTCGTGGTAGATGGCGTATATGTTTGCTCGGTGGACGGTGAAGATCTCGAGCAGCCGCTCGAGGGAACCTGGTTGATCCGTGAGAACGGTTCGAATCTTCAGATACCGCCCGGTCTCGACGAGGCCGCGAACGATGACGTTCGTCAGCGTATTGAGATCGATGTTTCCGCCCGAGAGAACGGGGACGATCGTCTCGTCCGTCTCGTACTCGAATTTCTCGAACAGTAGTGCAGCGAGGGGGACCGCACCCGCGCCCTCGACGAGCGTCTTCGAGCGCTCGAGCAGGTAGACCGTCGCGACGGCGATCTCGGGATCCGAGACGGTGACGACCTCGTCGACGTACTCTCGAATGTGGGCGAACGTCCGCTCACCGATTCGCCGCGTCGCGATCCCGTCTGCGATCGTGTCGACGCCCTCGAGCGAGACGCGTTCACCTTTTTCGAGCGATCGAGCGGCGCTTGCGGCACCCGACGCCTGAACGCCGATCACGCGGGCGTCCGGGTTGTCGCCCTTGATCGCGGCCGCGATTCCGCTGATGAGGCCGCCGCCGCCGATCGGAACGACCACGGTCTCGACGTCCGGACAGTCCTCTGCGATCTCGAGTCCGATCGTTCCCTGACCGGCCATCACCGTCTCGTCGTCGAAGGCGTGAACGTA is a genomic window of Natrarchaeobius halalkaliphilus containing:
- the lrp gene encoding HTH-type transcriptional regulator Lrp gives rise to the protein MTYENLDAKLVNALLGDGRASLRSLAEELDVSVTTVSNHLSDLEEEGVIEGYTPRIDYDAVGYDVTAVIQLQVEGNALPEITDTLRDHRQMISVYEVTGDYDVIAIGKFRDTDGMNDQIKALLTDPDIKASNTSVVLNAVSENEQFTLDVDVDDD
- a CDS encoding SWIM zinc finger family protein, encoding MSDVNPVERWQAELEEAGELTPEIVERISNLHGDRGVRAIEAVSENRVKAYRDFTIVVGYDDEYIVEDGNCTCKDSEYNLDPEEPTDLCWHALAVAIARRVGHVDYHDMWYSDVRELL
- a CDS encoding DUF4242 domain-containing protein yields the protein MPLFMDVHRNVEGMDAQAAMDAHEMDVEIQGEYGVEYERYWWDEDAGAVFCLFEAPDKEAGEKVHSESHGLTADEIYEVQEGQ
- a CDS encoding YihY/virulence factor BrkB family protein encodes the protein MVDHRQGLELVTRVVRVARTEQLTLLSAGVAFYGFISLVPLMLLGLGIAASIGGETLANQLTTAASDVLTPSAQELLAETVLDDTGRQSATVLGALGLLWGSSRVLRGIDRAFSQVYGTSTSKSLLDTFWDAMIVFLVISAGLAIIAVVEVVIRFLPVVELGPLGPILVLLGLVATFLPLYVVFPDADVDLREAIPGTILAATGWFVLSRAFSLYTEFATGYAVYGALGAVFLVLIWLYAGAIILVFGAVLNATLAGREVDRQLQSPGARQVPLEAMTDDATGADDETTQDRSDARDRTATHSSARTRDRSDDPEALREEIERLRDRIDSFEDNVERRTVEKESLEGELKRYVRRRIRRGHVRDWGPYVVLLYGTAMAIAAFYFLEGIWAILAMFVVWTSTLGVYVLMVLFGAGLSVLDVPGRIRDFVGNRRS
- a CDS encoding MFS transporter, with the translated sequence MRSIGGLSRDEYLFGVLIASVHAGQHVLFRLFPPLIPILVVDLDSPLWQLGLLVSVSMFAGGIFQAPMGILSDRLDRLYLLAPAFVAMSFGYLIFVLAPGIGPMIPEISVGGHVFDGAYQIMALGMFVVGIGYSAIHPVGYPLISANVATENKGKVLGMWGSASKVGDAVAPFLIGAFIVVLPWEWILVGVSLFGFAYAFGLVFAFKSGPYETRPPETDDDRSSSSSQTAETDRRQFWFPMAAVVLSFFFILFAGNGLITYAPVFVSDVYGFSVSMAGYTFEPASVANFYFGVLLMSGAISQLVLGGLADAYDYRAVLISLLGVSAVALVVLATIDLTPVLLLVVFVVIGATQFGLNPARDALISEITPAEYEGRTFGYIWTLALVGSSIYPVVVGYVADTSGLRASFATLAIGAVGGLVCIALLYSPRVYQERTPAKRRS
- a CDS encoding tRNA (guanine(26)-N(2))-dimethyltransferase, producing MRVTEGGVELAVPGEQTEGVEESVFYNPRQELNRDLTIATLRAYREREDRAETYLDAMTASGVRGVRAGADGWNVTCCDVEEDAIDLARANLERNDVDAAIEHRNVNALMHDSTFDVIDLDPYGTPMPFADAAFGNCRDLVCVTATDTAPLCGAHFNSGVRSYSAVPRNTDYHAEMGVRILLSALARSGARFDVGVDPILTHATSHYVRTYLELEHKPTAADAALEELGYISHCEDCTYRETAFGLIADPLEGCPHCDGNRMLTAGPVWLGSVRDREFVAAVRERVPDAFGTAENARNLCETLEAELDEPTHYDQHKLCRNWGLPANAMDDFLADLREAGYSASRAHYGGTTFKTDANVGQIRDATEDGLA
- the ilvA gene encoding threonine ammonia-lyase translates to MLDRSDVLEARERVRETARHTPLEYSYTYSAMTGADVHLKLETFQRTGAFKIRGATNRIATLSADQKAAGVVTASAGNHAQGVALAATRVGVDSKIVMPEHAPISKVKATRNYGAEVVLAGADYDEAAERAHEIERKENRTYVHAFDDETVMAGQGTIGLEIAEDCPDVETVVVPIGGGGLISGIAAAIKGDNPDARVIGVQASGAASAARSLEKGERVSLEGVDTIADGIATRRIGERTFAHIREYVDEVVTVSDPEIAVATVYLLERSKTLVEGAGAVPLAALLFEKFEYETDETIVPVLSGGNIDLNTLTNVIVRGLVETGRYLKIRTVLTDQPGSLERLLEIFTVHRANIYAIYHDRTSRDVEMSDTEVEIELEMRGPDHVEEFLSDLREAGYEVDVLV
- the thsB gene encoding thermosome subunit beta, with the protein product MSQRMQQGQPMIVMSEDSQRVKDKDAQDYNISAARAVAEAVRSTLGPKGMDKMLVDSMGSVTITNDGVTILQEMDIDNPTAEMIIEVAETQEDEAGDGTTTAVAIAGELLKNAEDLLEQDIHPTAIIKGFHLAGEQARTEIDDIATEVDTTDEELLRSVAETSMTGKGAEVNKEHLSQLIVDAVRSVTVEDEGGSNVVDLEFMNIESQTGRSVGESDLLEGGIVDKDPVHDNMPTNAEDADILLLNNPIEVEETDIDTEVSVTDPGQLQQFLDREEQQLKEQVEQIVDLGADVVFCQKGIDDLAQHYLAKEGILAVRRAKKSDLEFLKEVVGANIVSDLANASEDDLGFGDITRDEEDELFYVEGDDAHGVTLLLRGSTDHVVDELERGINDALDVVAQTVSDGRVLAGGGAIEVELASRLRDYADSVSGREQLAVEAFADSLELVPRVLAENAGLDSIDTLVDLRAAHDDGEVRAGLNVFSNSVEDTFEAGVVEPAHAKEQAVTSASEAANLVLKIDDIISAGDLSTDKGDDEEGGAPGGGMGGMGGGMGGMM
- a CDS encoding MFS transporter, producing MRRRRLWLGAACCFVAGDAMALQSRGALLSSFEGTFGVSESLLGLVAPAGTVGFVVAILAVGMLAGRLDVRHVLVFGAVAMAISLFAISVAPAYSLFLFALLVQGSAAGVFRAMDRPLLSHLYPDRRGRIFVLYALAWAVGAVVGPVLASAVLLVADWRAVYVILAVSIVPVVVLVLSLEVPSWNEQPLERDAIGPLLSSSGVRTTLLALALAGGIEGTVFTWLPYYAGTFLDRTTANLALSAFLLAYIPGRYAYAKLVDSISYLRLSLVTTGLSIPAFAIALGWPSVGMLVAVFCAGAFISSLFPLLSAYGVDIVPEYSGPMSALTTGATYAGTAFVPVVVGIAAELTSIRIAMWIPIGLTVVLFGLIWSMPARAEVSEAGTA
- the glnA gene encoding type I glutamate--ammonia ligase → MTSGNLTEAEQAVLDEIEEHDVDFLRLQFTDILGTVKNVSVPARQAEKAFREGIYFDGSSIEGFVRIQESDMRLVPDPDTFAILPWRQKEDSAAGRMICDVYNTSTGEPFEGDPRRVLKNALDRADEMGYTVNAAPEPEFFLFEEDEDGRATTKTGDHGGYFDLAPKDLASDVRRDIIYGLEEMGFEIEASHHEVARGQHEINFEYDNALTTADNVATFRTVVRAIAAQHDLHATFMPKPIPKINGSGMHTHLSLFTEDGENAFHDENDEFDLSDTAHSFLAGILEHAPAITAVADPTVNSYKRLVPGYEAPVYVAWSDRNRSALIRKPAARVPAASRIEARFPDPSCNPYLALAALIHAGLEGIDQDLECPDPVRENIYEFDEAKREEYGIETLPSNLGEAVDALEEDEVIYEALGEHVAPKFVEAKSKEFEEYLIDVSEWELDRYLETF